From Pseudoleptotrichia goodfellowii, a single genomic window includes:
- a CDS encoding ABC transporter ATP-binding protein, translating to MDILNVNDLNIYYGGIHAIKNISFNIKKGEIVSLIGANGAGKTSTLHAVSGLIPIKSGEISLNGINTTNTEAHKLVKLGMAHVPEGRRIFTELTVTENLEMGAYTRNDKDSVKKDMENQFKLFPRLAERKKQLAGTMSGGEQQMLAMARALMSRPALLLLDEPSMGLAPLLVQEIFKIIEKINKDHGVTILLVEQNANMALSIANRGYVLETGKIILEGTGKELLSNPEIKKAYLGG from the coding sequence GTGGATATTTTAAATGTAAATGATTTGAATATATATTACGGAGGAATACATGCAATAAAAAATATTTCTTTTAATATAAAGAAAGGAGAAATAGTTTCTCTTATAGGTGCAAACGGTGCAGGAAAAACTTCTACTTTACACGCCGTTTCAGGCTTAATCCCTATAAAATCGGGAGAAATTTCTCTAAACGGTATTAATACTACAAATACAGAAGCACACAAACTTGTAAAACTTGGAATGGCTCATGTTCCTGAAGGAAGAAGAATTTTTACGGAGCTTACTGTTACCGAGAATCTTGAAATGGGTGCTTATACAAGAAATGACAAAGACAGTGTAAAAAAAGACATGGAAAATCAGTTTAAGCTTTTCCCTAGACTTGCCGAAAGAAAAAAACAGCTCGCAGGAACTATGAGTGGCGGAGAACAGCAAATGCTTGCAATGGCAAGGGCTTTAATGTCAAGACCTGCTTTACTGCTGCTTGATGAGCCTTCAATGGGACTTGCTCCTTTACTCGTACAGGAAATTTTTAAAATAATAGAAAAAATTAATAAAGATCATGGAGTTACTATACTTCTTGTAGAGCAAAATGCCAACATGGCACTTTCCATTGCGAATAGAGGATATGTTCTGGAGACAGGAAAAATCATTTTAGAAGGTACAGGAAAAGAACTGTTAAGCAATCCTGAAATTAAAAAAGCATATTTGGGAGGATAA